One Bifidobacteriaceae bacterium genomic region harbors:
- a CDS encoding DUF2516 family protein — protein sequence MSFAFVITPVAILFGLLGLAAFVVEVVAFGFAVKAPAGAYIAAGKMSKGAWVAITAFAMAIGFVGVPLPYGGTYYRFGGPLSIAALVAALVFMISVRPALKPYGGPSGRGGPGRPGGW from the coding sequence ATGTCGTTCGCGTTCGTGATAACGCCTGTGGCCATCCTGTTCGGGCTGCTCGGCCTGGCGGCTTTCGTCGTGGAAGTCGTGGCTTTTGGGTTCGCGGTGAAGGCTCCCGCTGGTGCCTACATCGCGGCGGGCAAGATGTCCAAGGGCGCTTGGGTGGCCATCACCGCCTTCGCCATGGCCATCGGCTTCGTGGGAGTCCCGCTTCCCTACGGCGGGACGTATTACCGCTTTGGGGGGCCGCTGTCTATAGCCGCCCTTGTCGCGGCGCTTGTGTTCATGATCAGTGTTCGCCCCGCTTTGAAGCCGTACGGCGGTCCCTCCGGCCGGGGCGGTCCCGGCCGTCCTGGCGGTTGGTGA
- the dtd gene encoding D-tyrosyl-tRNA(Tyr) deacylase has translation MRAVIQRAVDGRCEVAGHQVGGFTGEGLVVLVGVTHDDGEEQALKLARKIAELKLLRDQRSVTEAAAPVLLISQFTLYADTKKGRKPSWSKAAPGSQAEPLVERVAVALEERGLVVARGVFGADMQVTLTNDGPVTLIIDT, from the coding sequence ATGCGAGCGGTCATTCAACGGGCAGTTGACGGCCGCTGCGAGGTGGCCGGCCACCAGGTCGGCGGCTTCACCGGCGAGGGCCTGGTGGTCCTGGTGGGCGTCACCCATGACGACGGCGAGGAGCAAGCGCTGAAGCTTGCCCGCAAGATCGCCGAGTTGAAGCTCTTGCGCGACCAGCGCTCCGTCACGGAGGCCGCCGCGCCAGTGCTGCTGATCAGCCAATTCACGCTCTACGCGGACACCAAGAAAGGCCGCAAACCGTCCTGGTCAAAGGCCGCTCCCGGCTCGCAGGCCGAGCCACTGGTGGAACGGGTTGCCGTGGCCCTGGAAGAACGCGGACTGGTGGTCGCCCGCGGCGTCTTCGGCGCGGACATGCAAGTGACGCTGACCAACGACGGCCCAGTCACCCTGATAATCGACACCTGA